A stretch of the Agelaius phoeniceus isolate bAgePho1 chromosome 1, bAgePho1.hap1, whole genome shotgun sequence genome encodes the following:
- the LOC129131326 gene encoding tubulin beta-2 chain: MREIVHIQAGQCGNQIGAKFWEVISDEHGIDPTGSYHGDSDLQLERINVYYNEATGNKYVPRAILVDLEPGTMDSVRSGPFGQIFRPDNFVFGQSGAGNNWAKGHYTEGAELVDSVLDVVRKESESCDCLQGFQLTHSLGGGTGSGMGTLLISKIREEYPDRIMNTFSVMPSPKVSDTVVEPYNATLSVHQLVENTDETYCIDNEALYDICFRTLKLTTPTYGDLNHLVSATMSGVTTCLRFPGQLNADLRKLAVNMVPFPRLHFFMPGFAPLTSRGSQQYRALTVPELTQQMFDSKNMMAACDPRHGRYLTVAAIFRGRMSMKEVDEQMLNVQNKNSSYFVEWIPNNVKTAVCDIPPRGLKMSATFIGNSTAIQELFKRISEQFTAMFRRKAFLHWYTGEGMDEMEFTEAESNMNDLVSEYQQYQDATADEQGEFEEEGEEDEA, translated from the exons ATGCGTGAGATCGTGCACATCCAAGCCGGGCAGTGCGGCAACCAGATTGGCGCCAAG TTCTGGGAGGTCATCAGCGATGAGCACGGCATTGATCCTACGGGCAGCTACCACGGGGACAGCgacctgcagctggagaggatCAACGTCTACTACAATGAAGCCACCG GTAACAAGTATGTCCCCCGTGCCATCCTCGTGGACCTGGAACCCGGCACCATGGACTCCGTGCGCTCCGGCCCCTTTGGACAGATCTTCCGTCCCGACAACTTTGTCTTTG GTCAGAGCGGGGCTGGCAACAACTGGGCCAAGGGGCACTACACGGAAGGCGCCGAGCTAGTGGACTCTGTGCTGGACGTGGTGAGGAAGGAGTCGGAGAGCTGCGACTGCCTCCAGGGCTTCCAGCTGACCCACTCGCTGGGCGGAGGCACGGGCTCCGGCATGGGCACCCTCCTGATCAGCAAGATCCGCGAGGAGTACCCCGACCGCATCATGAACACCTTCAGCGTGATGCCCTCGCCCAAGGTGTCGGACACGGTGGTGGAGCCCTACAACGCCACCCTCTCCGTGCACCAGCTGGTGGAGAACACGGACGAGACCTACTGCATCGACAACGAGGCCCTCTATGACATTTGCTTCCGCACCCTGAAGCTGACCACTCCCACCTACGGGGACCTCAACCACCTGGTGTCGGCCACCATGAGCGGCGTGACCACCTGCCTTCGCTTCCCCGGCCAGCTGAACGCCGACCTGCGCAAGCTGGCCGTCAACATGGTGCCTTTCCCGCGGCTGCACTTCTTCATGCCGGGCTTCGCCCCGCTGACCAGCCGCGGCAGCCAGCAGTACCGCGCCCTGACGGTGCCCGAGCTGACGCAGCAGATGTTCGACTCCAAGAACATGATGGCCGCCTGCGACCCCCGCCATGGCCGCTACCTGACGGTGGCCGCCATCTTCCGGGGCCGCATGTCCATGAAGGAGGTGGACGAGCAGATGCTCAACGTGCAGAACAAGAACAGCAGCTACTTTGTGGAGTGGATCCCCAACAACGTCAAGACGGCCGTCTGCGACATCCCCCCGCGCGGCCTCAAGATGTCGGCCACCTTCATCGGCAACAGCACGGCCATCCAGGAGCTCTTCAAGAGGATCTCGGAGCAGTTCACGGCCATGTTCCGCCGCAAGGCCTTCTTGCACTGGTACACCGGCGAGGGCATGGATGAAATGGAGTTCACGGAGGCCGAGAGCAACATGAACGACCTGGTCTCCGAATACCAGCAATACCAGGATGCCACTGCTGATGAGCAGGGCGAGtttgaagaggaaggagaggaggatgaGGCATGA